Proteins encoded by one window of Blautia luti:
- a CDS encoding 4Fe-4S dicluster domain-containing protein: MYKIAAENLQALFQKIAADQDLYLPVKVSDQVNFKAWSEDAEVCLDTLKTVKSPKDAFFPQSENLYTCKKEEKNISIEPQALQEKNFVVFGMKACDIQGVKVLDNVFLSDPIDTFYAARRDHGTIVALACHEPEESCFCKVFGIDCADPVADVATWMIEGELYWKPLTEKGEALTKAVAELLNDADEAKVEEEKAVIRAIVEKLPYSNLSLEGWGQEDYMDRFNSPVWEELYKPCLACGTCTFVCPTCQCYDIKDYDTGHGVQRYRCWDSCMYSDFTMMAHGNNRNSQMQRFRQRFMHKLVYYPVNNNGMFSCVGCGRCVEKCPSSLNIVKVIKAFENQGGEK, from the coding sequence ATGTATAAGATAGCAGCAGAGAATCTGCAGGCATTATTCCAGAAGATTGCCGCAGATCAGGATTTATATTTACCGGTCAAAGTCAGTGATCAGGTAAACTTCAAAGCATGGAGCGAAGATGCAGAAGTTTGTCTTGATACTTTAAAAACTGTAAAATCACCAAAAGATGCTTTTTTTCCACAGAGCGAAAACCTCTACACCTGTAAGAAAGAGGAGAAGAATATCTCCATTGAGCCACAGGCATTACAGGAAAAGAACTTTGTTGTGTTCGGAATGAAAGCCTGCGATATCCAGGGTGTAAAAGTACTGGATAACGTGTTCTTAAGTGATCCGATCGATACTTTCTATGCAGCCAGAAGAGATCATGGTACGATTGTAGCACTTGCATGCCATGAGCCGGAAGAAAGCTGTTTCTGTAAAGTATTCGGTATTGACTGCGCAGACCCTGTTGCAGATGTTGCAACATGGATGATCGAGGGAGAGCTTTACTGGAAACCTCTTACAGAGAAAGGGGAAGCCCTTACAAAAGCAGTTGCAGAACTTCTCAACGATGCTGACGAAGCAAAAGTAGAAGAAGAGAAAGCTGTGATTCGCGCAATCGTAGAGAAGCTTCCGTACTCTAATCTTTCTCTGGAAGGATGGGGACAGGAAGATTACATGGATCGTTTCAATTCTCCTGTATGGGAAGAACTTTATAAACCATGTCTGGCATGTGGTACCTGTACATTTGTATGCCCTACCTGCCAGTGCTATGATATCAAAGATTATGACACAGGACACGGCGTACAGCGTTACCGCTGCTGGGATTCCTGTATGTACTCTGACTTTACAATGATGGCACACGGAAATAACCGTAACAGCCAGATGCAGCGTTTCCGTCAGAGATTCATGCATAAACTTGTTTACTATCCGGTAAACAACAATGGAATGTTCTCATGTGTAGGATGCGGCCGCTGCGTTGAGAAATGCCCATCATCCTTAAATATCGTAAAAGTCATCAAAGCTTTTGAAAATCAGGGAGGTGAAAAATAA
- a CDS encoding 4Fe-4S dicluster domain-containing protein, with protein sequence MQELINRAKELLADGTVARVLGWKAGDLPYNPEPAYFETEESLKDFVYNGFCGANLSKYMIEASKLEGKTLVCLKPCDTYSFNQLIKEHRVDREKAYIIGVGCKGKLDIERIRKQGIKGIESISGAEITDEAETLTIQTIYGEKTCAYKDAMLERCHVCKGKEHKIYDELIGESKDTKDADRFAEVEKIEAMSPEEKFAFFQSQLSKCIRCNACRNVCPACSCRKCVFDSNKFDSAQKANVDSFEEKMFHIIRAFHVAGRCTDCGECSRVCPQGIPLHLFNRKFIKDIDTFYGEYQAGEDSTSKGPLTNFTFEDVEPSIVAERG encoded by the coding sequence ATGCAGGAGCTGATAAATCGTGCAAAAGAACTGCTTGCTGACGGTACAGTTGCAAGAGTTCTGGGATGGAAAGCCGGAGATCTGCCTTACAATCCGGAACCGGCTTACTTTGAAACAGAAGAATCTCTGAAAGATTTTGTATATAACGGATTCTGCGGTGCAAACTTAAGCAAATATATGATCGAAGCTTCCAAACTGGAAGGCAAGACACTGGTTTGTTTAAAACCATGTGATACATACAGCTTTAATCAGCTGATCAAAGAGCATCGTGTAGACCGTGAGAAAGCTTATATCATTGGTGTTGGATGTAAAGGAAAACTGGATATCGAGAGAATCCGCAAACAGGGAATCAAAGGTATCGAAAGCATTTCCGGTGCAGAGATCACAGATGAGGCAGAAACACTGACTATTCAGACAATCTATGGTGAGAAGACCTGTGCATACAAAGATGCAATGCTTGAAAGATGTCACGTATGTAAAGGAAAAGAACATAAGATTTATGATGAACTTATCGGTGAGTCCAAAGACACAAAAGATGCAGATCGTTTTGCAGAAGTAGAGAAGATCGAAGCAATGAGCCCGGAAGAAAAATTTGCATTCTTCCAGAGCCAGTTAAGCAAATGTATCCGCTGCAATGCCTGCCGTAATGTCTGTCCTGCATGCAGCTGCCGTAAATGTGTATTCGACAGCAATAAGTTTGACAGTGCGCAGAAAGCAAACGTGGACTCTTTCGAAGAGAAGATGTTCCATATCATCCGTGCATTCCATGTGGCAGGAAGATGTACAGACTGCGGCGAATGCAGCAGAGTATGTCCTCAGGGAATTCCGCTTCATCTGTTCAATCGTAAATTTATCAAAGATATTGATACATTCTATGGTGAATATCAGGCAGGAGAGGATTCAACATCCAAGGGACCTCTTACAAACTTTACATTTGAAGATGTTGAGCCGAGTATCGTGGCAGAAAGGGGATAA
- a CDS encoding hydrogenase iron-sulfur subunit produces MSIETNEEFRPKIVAFCCNWCSYAGADLAGSSRLSYPADVKIIRVPCSCRVNPMFILRAFEKGADGVIMCGCHPGDCHYSTGNYYARRRMTLLFSMLDYIGVENGRTRVEWVSAAEGVKFSQTMNEFVEKIHSLGKNVRLEDLRCRS; encoded by the coding sequence ATGTCGATAGAAACAAACGAAGAATTCAGACCTAAGATTGTAGCATTCTGCTGTAACTGGTGTAGTTACGCAGGTGCAGACCTTGCAGGAAGCAGCCGTCTTTCTTACCCGGCTGACGTAAAGATTATCCGTGTTCCATGTTCCTGCCGTGTCAATCCAATGTTCATCCTCCGTGCTTTTGAGAAAGGTGCTGACGGTGTGATCATGTGTGGATGTCATCCTGGAGACTGTCATTACAGCACAGGTAACTACTATGCAAGAAGACGTATGACACTTCTTTTCTCCATGCTCGACTACATCGGTGTGGAAAACGGAAGAACACGAGTAGAATGGGTTTCCGCTGCTGAAGGTGTGAAATTCTCCCAGACTATGAATGAGTTTGTAGAGAAGATCCATTCACTCGGTAAGAACGTAAGATTGGAGGATTTAAGATGCAGGAGCTGA
- a CDS encoding CoB--CoM heterodisulfide reductase iron-sulfur subunit A family protein — protein MQRIGVFVCHCGSNIAATVDVKKVVELAAKEPGVVHAEDYQYMCSEAGQAKIQEAIKEKNLTGVVVCSCSPRMHEATFRKAAERAGLNPYMVEIANIREHCSWIHKDMEEATKKAVILARAAIAKVNLNTPLQPGESRVTKRALIIGGGIAGIQTALDIADAGYEVDIVEKTPSIGGRMSQLDKTFPTLDCSACILTPKMVEAAAHEKINIYTYSEVEHVSGFVGDFTVDIRKKARSVNMDKCTGCGVCQEKCPSKKIPNEFNRGLNNRTAIYTPFAQAIPNVPVIDRENCLKFKTGKCGVCSKVCQAGAIDYDQQDEIVTQKYGAIVVATGFDTIKLDKYDEYAYSQSKDVITSLELERIMNAAGPTKGHLERLSDGKAPKELVFIQCVGSRCSDDRGKPYCSKICCMYTAKHAMLIRDKYPDTNVTVFYIDVRTPGKNFDEFYRRAVEQYGVNYIKGQVGKVIPQPDGSLLVQGSDLIDNKQILKKADMVVLATAIEPNPDVRKIATMLTASIDTNNFLTEAHAKLRPVESPTAGIFLSGVCQGPKDIPETVAQAGAAAVKAIGLLAKDKLTTNPCTAKSDELLCNGCSTCANVCPYGAISYEDKQVNDHGIRETRRVAVVNTALCQGCGACTVACPSGAMDLQGFSNRQIIAEVDAICR, from the coding sequence GTGCAGAGAATTGGTGTATTTGTCTGTCATTGCGGAAGTAATATCGCCGCTACGGTAGATGTAAAAAAAGTTGTTGAATTAGCTGCCAAAGAGCCGGGTGTCGTTCATGCAGAAGACTACCAGTACATGTGCTCAGAAGCAGGCCAGGCTAAAATTCAGGAAGCCATTAAAGAGAAAAACCTGACAGGCGTTGTTGTCTGTTCATGCTCTCCACGTATGCATGAGGCAACATTCAGAAAAGCAGCTGAAAGAGCTGGCCTGAATCCATACATGGTGGAGATTGCAAATATCCGTGAGCATTGTTCCTGGATCCACAAGGATATGGAAGAGGCTACAAAGAAGGCCGTGATCCTTGCCAGGGCAGCAATCGCAAAAGTAAACTTAAACACACCTCTTCAGCCAGGAGAGAGCCGTGTTACAAAGAGAGCCCTGATCATCGGCGGCGGTATTGCCGGAATCCAGACAGCCCTGGATATCGCAGATGCAGGATATGAAGTAGATATCGTAGAGAAGACTCCAAGTATCGGTGGAAGAATGTCACAGCTTGATAAAACATTCCCGACACTTGACTGTTCTGCATGTATCCTCACACCTAAGATGGTAGAGGCAGCAGCACATGAGAAGATCAATATTTATACATACAGTGAAGTAGAACATGTCAGCGGTTTCGTAGGTGATTTCACCGTTGATATCAGAAAGAAAGCAAGAAGTGTAAATATGGACAAATGTACAGGCTGCGGTGTCTGCCAGGAAAAATGTCCGTCCAAGAAGATTCCGAACGAATTTAACAGAGGATTAAATAACAGAACTGCTATTTACACTCCATTTGCACAGGCAATCCCGAATGTTCCGGTTATCGACCGTGAGAACTGTCTGAAATTTAAAACAGGAAAATGTGGTGTCTGCTCCAAAGTATGTCAGGCAGGAGCCATTGATTACGATCAGCAGGATGAGATCGTAACACAGAAATACGGTGCAATCGTAGTTGCTACAGGTTTTGATACCATCAAACTTGACAAATATGATGAATATGCGTACAGCCAGAGTAAAGATGTTATCACATCCCTGGAACTGGAACGTATCATGAACGCAGCAGGTCCTACAAAAGGACACTTAGAGCGTCTTTCCGATGGAAAAGCTCCGAAGGAACTGGTATTCATCCAGTGTGTTGGAAGCCGTTGCTCCGACGACAGAGGAAAACCATATTGCTCCAAGATCTGCTGTATGTACACAGCAAAACATGCAATGCTGATCCGTGATAAATATCCGGATACAAATGTAACCGTATTCTATATTGATGTCCGTACTCCAGGTAAAAACTTCGATGAGTTCTACAGAAGAGCCGTAGAACAGTACGGCGTAAACTACATCAAAGGCCAGGTAGGAAAAGTTATTCCACAGCCGGACGGAAGCCTTCTTGTACAGGGATCTGACCTGATCGACAACAAACAAATCCTTAAGAAAGCAGATATGGTCGTTCTTGCAACAGCCATTGAACCGAACCCGGATGTTCGTAAAATCGCTACTATGCTTACAGCAAGTATTGATACAAACAACTTCCTCACAGAAGCCCATGCAAAACTCCGTCCTGTAGAATCTCCTACAGCAGGTATCTTCCTTTCCGGTGTATGCCAGGGACCGAAAGATATTCCGGAGACAGTTGCACAGGCTGGCGCAGCAGCAGTTAAGGCAATCGGCCTTCTTGCCAAAGATAAACTGACAACCAACCCATGTACAGCAAAATCCGATGAACTGTTATGTAACGGATGTTCTACATGTGCAAATGTCTGCCCATATGGAGCAATTTCCTATGAGGATAAACAGGTAAATGACCACGGTATCCGTGAAACAAGAAGAGTAGCCGTTGTAAATACAGCACTTTGCCAGGGATGCGGCGCTTGTACAGTAGCCTGCCCATCTGGTGCTATGGATCTGCAAGGCTTTTCCAACAGACAGATTATCGCGGAGGTAGATGCAATATGTCGATAG
- a CDS encoding 4Fe-4S dicluster domain-containing protein, producing the protein MRNQHSAAEKIKEISGTNPLKCMKCGKCSATCPSFNEMDIKPHQFVSYVVNEDIEALVNSKSLWKCLSCFACVERCPRDVKPGKIIDAARQLVVREKGGDYLKADEIPQLLDPELPQQLLVSAFRRYRR; encoded by the coding sequence ATGAGAAACCAGCATTCAGCAGCAGAAAAGATCAAAGAGATCTCCGGAACCAATCCGCTGAAATGTATGAAATGTGGAAAATGTTCTGCTACCTGCCCATCTTTCAATGAAATGGATATCAAGCCACATCAGTTTGTATCCTATGTTGTAAATGAAGATATCGAAGCACTTGTCAATTCAAAGTCTCTCTGGAAATGCCTTTCCTGCTTCGCCTGTGTAGAGCGTTGTCCAAGAGATGTAAAACCGGGAAAGATCATCGATGCAGCAAGACAGTTAGTTGTCCGTGAAAAAGGTGGCGATTATCTGAAAGCAGATGAGATACCACAGCTTCTTGATCCGGAACTGCCACAGCAGCTTTTGGTAAGTGCATTCAGAAGATACAGGAGGTAA
- a CDS encoding CoB--CoM heterodisulfide reductase iron-sulfur subunit B family protein produces the protein MKYSYYPGCTLRNKAKDLDEYARASARALGFELEEIEDWQCCGGVYPLGTDEIATKLSSVRALNQAKEKGQDLVTICSACHHVIKRVNDDMKNVEDIRTRANNYMQLDEPYAGETTVLHYLEVLRDRVGFDKLKEKVVNPLTGKKIGAYYGCLLLRPGKIMAFDDPENPTIMEDFIRALGAEPVIYPYRNECCGGYISLKEKDMSQNMCQKIEDSAKGFGADMLITACPLCKYNLNKNASSELPVYYFTELLAEALGVKEEVAK, from the coding sequence ATGAAGTACAGTTATTATCCGGGTTGTACCCTGAGAAACAAGGCGAAAGATCTGGACGAGTATGCCAGAGCCAGCGCCAGAGCACTTGGGTTTGAACTGGAAGAGATCGAAGACTGGCAGTGCTGCGGAGGCGTTTATCCTCTGGGAACTGACGAGATTGCTACGAAACTTTCTTCCGTACGTGCTCTTAATCAGGCCAAAGAAAAAGGCCAGGATCTGGTGACAATCTGTTCTGCCTGTCATCACGTGATCAAACGTGTCAATGACGACATGAAGAATGTGGAAGATATCCGCACCAGAGCAAATAATTACATGCAGCTTGACGAGCCTTATGCTGGCGAGACAACAGTACTCCATTATCTGGAAGTGCTTCGCGACAGAGTTGGCTTTGACAAGCTGAAAGAGAAAGTAGTAAACCCGCTTACAGGAAAGAAGATCGGAGCATATTACGGATGTCTCTTATTACGTCCGGGCAAGATCATGGCTTTCGATGATCCTGAGAATCCGACAATCATGGAAGATTTCATCCGTGCACTTGGGGCAGAACCGGTAATCTATCCATACAGAAATGAATGCTGCGGCGGTTACATTTCTCTGAAAGAAAAAGATATGTCTCAGAACATGTGTCAGAAAATCGAAGACAGTGCGAAAGGCTTTGGCGCAGATATGCTGATCACAGCCTGTCCATTGTGTAAATATAATTTAAATAAAAACGCTTCCAGCGAACTGCCTGTATATTATTTCACAGAGCTCCTTGCAGAAGCCCTCGGAGTAAAAGAGGAGGTGGCAAAATGA
- a CDS encoding L-lactate dehydrogenase, which yields MSSKITIIGAGSVGSTIAYTLSSQDIASELVLIDINKKKAEGEVLDIIQGTCFRDPISIIAGDYEDAKDSDIVIITSGIARKPGQTRLELTQTNVNILKSITPEIVKAAPNAIYLIVSNPVDIMTYVFTKISGLPENQILGSGTILDSARLRCGISEHFQIAQSNIHAYVFGEHGDTSFIPWTGAYISGVSVDEYYELEKKLGKDIEPIDKEAMLQYVQKSGGEIISKKGATFYAVSSSVCKLCSLLVSSSESISTVSTMMHGEYGIEDVCLSTLTLVGPNGVQGKVPMRMNKAEIEQLQKSADALKEIIAQIDLN from the coding sequence ATGAGCAGTAAAATTACTATCATTGGAGCCGGCAGCGTCGGATCCACCATCGCGTACACTTTATCAAGCCAGGATATCGCTTCTGAACTCGTTCTGATCGATATCAACAAGAAGAAAGCAGAAGGCGAAGTTCTGGATATCATCCAGGGAACCTGCTTCAGAGATCCTATCTCTATCATTGCCGGAGATTACGAAGATGCCAAAGATTCCGACATCGTTATCATCACATCCGGTATTGCACGTAAGCCAGGACAGACAAGACTGGAGCTTACACAGACAAACGTAAATATCCTGAAGTCCATCACACCGGAGATCGTAAAAGCAGCTCCAAATGCTATTTACCTGATCGTAAGCAACCCGGTTGATATCATGACTTATGTATTTACAAAGATTTCCGGACTTCCGGAGAACCAGATTCTTGGTTCCGGTACCATCCTTGATTCTGCGCGTCTGCGCTGCGGAATTTCCGAACATTTCCAGATCGCACAGAGCAACATTCATGCTTATGTATTTGGTGAACATGGCGATACATCCTTTATCCCGTGGACAGGTGCTTATATCTCAGGCGTAAGCGTAGATGAGTACTATGAACTGGAAAAGAAACTGGGAAAAGATATCGAGCCGATCGACAAAGAAGCAATGCTTCAGTATGTACAGAAGTCCGGCGGTGAGATTATTTCCAAGAAAGGTGCAACTTTCTATGCAGTATCTTCCTCTGTATGCAAGCTCTGCAGCTTACTTGTATCTTCTTCAGAATCTATTTCCACAGTATCTACCATGATGCATGGAGAGTACGGAATCGAAGATGTATGCTTAAGCACACTGACACTGGTAGGACCAAACGGTGTACAGGGTAAAGTACCAATGAGAATGAACAAAGCTGAGATCGAACAGCTTCAGAAGAGTGCAGATGCACTGAAAGAAATTATTGCTCAGATTGACCTTAATTAA
- a CDS encoding threonine/serine ThrE exporter family protein, whose amino-acid sequence MPQEVIKKNHMDVAWHEYTDENGENIPVSDASIAEKASIIGRVGIMFLSCGTGAWRVRSSMNTLAEALGITCTADIGLMSIEYTCYDGESGFTQSLCLTNTGVNTLKLNRLEHFIRNFEKEGKHMSGEQLHTFLDNIEKTHGLYSPPALGLAAAIACCGFTFLLGGGPIEMFCAFVGAGIGNYLRCKLTKHHFTLFLCIVSSVSLACFAYAGMLKLGEILFGISVQHEAGYICAMLFIIPGFPFITSGIDLAKLDMRSGMERLMYALIIILVATMSAWIMALILHLKPVDFMKLSLSTEQWILFRILASFCGVFGFSIMFNSPVRLAVAAAGIGAVANTLRLELVDLANIPPAAAAFIGALTAGLLASLLKNKVGYPRISVTVPSIVIMVPGLYLYRGFYNLGIMSLSVAASWFASAILIIAALPLGLIFARILTDKGFRYCT is encoded by the coding sequence ATGCCACAGGAAGTGATCAAAAAGAATCATATGGATGTTGCCTGGCATGAATATACAGACGAAAACGGGGAAAATATACCCGTTTCAGATGCCAGCATCGCAGAGAAAGCATCCATTATCGGCCGTGTGGGGATCATGTTTCTCTCATGCGGTACCGGAGCATGGAGAGTAAGGAGTTCCATGAATACACTGGCAGAAGCGCTTGGTATTACATGTACAGCAGATATTGGCCTGATGTCCATTGAATATACATGCTATGACGGAGAAAGTGGCTTTACCCAGTCTCTGTGTCTGACTAATACAGGAGTAAATACTCTGAAGTTAAACCGCCTAGAACATTTTATCCGGAATTTTGAAAAAGAAGGAAAACATATGTCAGGAGAACAGTTGCATACTTTCCTTGATAATATTGAAAAAACACATGGTCTCTATTCCCCGCCTGCATTGGGACTTGCAGCAGCAATCGCATGCTGTGGATTTACCTTTCTGCTGGGAGGCGGTCCCATCGAGATGTTCTGTGCATTTGTGGGTGCAGGGATCGGAAACTACCTGCGCTGTAAACTGACAAAACATCATTTTACATTATTCTTATGTATTGTATCCTCTGTATCCCTGGCATGTTTTGCATATGCAGGTATGCTCAAACTCGGAGAAATACTGTTTGGGATTTCTGTTCAGCATGAAGCCGGATATATCTGCGCCATGCTCTTCATCATACCGGGATTTCCATTCATTACCAGTGGTATTGACCTTGCCAAACTGGATATGCGTTCCGGAATGGAACGTCTGATGTATGCTCTGATCATTATTCTGGTAGCAACTATGTCAGCGTGGATCATGGCTCTGATCCTGCATCTGAAACCTGTAGATTTTATGAAACTGTCATTGTCTACAGAACAATGGATCTTATTCCGGATTCTTGCCAGCTTTTGCGGAGTATTTGGATTCTCCATTATGTTTAACAGCCCGGTGCGTCTGGCAGTTGCAGCAGCAGGAATAGGAGCAGTTGCCAATACTCTGAGACTGGAGTTGGTGGATCTTGCCAATATTCCTCCTGCAGCAGCCGCATTTATCGGTGCACTTACTGCAGGACTTCTGGCGTCTCTGCTGAAAAACAAAGTTGGATATCCAAGGATATCTGTAACAGTTCCGTCAATCGTCATCATGGTTCCGGGTCTGTATTTGTACAGAGGATTTTATAATCTTGGAATCATGTCATTATCGGTAGCTGCATCCTGGTTTGCATCTGCAATCCTGATTATTGCCGCATTGCCACTGGGACTGATCTTTGCACGTATTCTGACTGACAAAGGGTTCAGATACTGTACCTGA
- a CDS encoding DUF4866 domain-containing protein: MSTVLPREEAVEAIFSKILASPEASGRLRGVFYDHIDDDHRLTDNDRDHFLQVLFHAYQNGDISALLLELCGRSMFDLLREAYLIPKKFHGKAGENPVLLTDASGELLPGEKVSAREYAKFKETYKNHECAPRSALYLADGYDLVRTYTEGLNITEEKDNRKRGVLALYALPDTCKLGLTEAQAYAVVWDAFQKIQEEAPRAMVYYGQETGLKKESPDKPYDEIGILLPIHEFEKKMLQHLDEVDGIVLACREKMMKKAGNDSLQL, translated from the coding sequence ATGAGTACAGTTTTGCCAAGAGAAGAAGCAGTGGAAGCAATTTTTTCTAAAATTCTGGCTTCACCGGAAGCATCCGGACGATTAAGAGGAGTTTTTTATGACCATATAGATGATGATCATCGTTTGACAGATAACGACAGAGATCATTTCCTGCAGGTGCTGTTTCACGCATATCAGAATGGTGACATCAGTGCATTACTGTTGGAACTGTGTGGAAGGAGTATGTTTGATCTGTTGAGGGAGGCTTATCTGATCCCGAAGAAATTCCATGGAAAAGCAGGTGAGAATCCGGTTCTTCTCACAGATGCTTCAGGAGAACTTCTTCCTGGAGAAAAAGTCTCAGCCAGAGAATATGCGAAATTTAAAGAAACCTATAAGAACCATGAATGCGCCCCAAGATCAGCCCTGTACCTTGCAGACGGATATGATCTTGTCCGAACCTATACAGAAGGTCTGAACATCACAGAAGAGAAAGACAATCGCAAACGTGGCGTCCTGGCGCTCTATGCATTGCCAGATACCTGTAAACTGGGTCTGACCGAAGCACAGGCATATGCTGTTGTATGGGATGCCTTCCAGAAGATCCAGGAAGAAGCTCCGCGAGCGATGGTATATTATGGACAGGAAACCGGATTGAAAAAAGAGAGTCCGGATAAACCATATGATGAGATTGGCATTCTCCTTCCCATCCATGAATTTGAGAAAAAAATGCTCCAGCATTTAGACGAGGTTGACGGAATTGTACTGGCCTGTAGGGAAAAAATGATGAAGAAAGCAGGAAATGACAGCTTGCAGCTCTAA